DNA sequence from the Candidatus Delongbacteria bacterium genome:
GAGTAATCCATATATTCGTGTTGCTGACAATGGTTTTGGCATGACAGAATATGAAATTGACAATCATTGGTTAAGGATTGCCTATTCTGAAAAAAGAAAATCTAAGATGAGCCAAAAAGGAAGACGTAAAACAGGTGAAAAGGGAATAGGACGAATTTCAACTGATAGAATTGGAGCTAACCTTTATCTTGCTACTAAAGCTGATGATGGGTTGAAAGGCATCGAAGTAAATTGGGATGATTTTGATGTTGCAGGTCGAGAGATAGAAGATATTGACATCAAAACTTTAAAAGAACCTAAGATAAATATACCTCAAAAATCAAATGAAATATCTACAACTGGTACTGAGATAATAATTAAAACTTTACGCCAGAAGTGGACTAAAGAAAATATAGATAGCCTATATAATGAACTTTCGTATTTAACGACACCATTTAGTGAGATTGAGGATTTTGAGATTGATTTAAAAACAGATATTAAAACAGGTTTACCAGAAAAAATTAAATCAGCATATTTTGATACAGCGGAAATTGAAATTAATGCTGACTACGATGGAGATGAGAATAAAATTATTTACTCCATCAAAAACAAATATTTTCCAAATAAAATTGATACTGAAATAATTGATATTAATGGTTTGTATACAAGATTAAAAAAGGAAAACGATAATGTTGATAAGCTGCGTTGTGGACCTTTTTCTTTGAAATATTTATTCTTCCCTAGGAAATCTTCCCTACTTGAAGGAACTAATTTTACCTTAACAGACCTAAGGGAATTTTTAGATAAAAATGCAGGAGTAAAGATTTATAGAGATAATATATCTGTAAAACCTTATGGCTATCAAAACTCACCTGTTGGGTTTGATTGGTTGGGATTAGCTGAAAGAAAGGGAGCTGACCCAGCAGGTATTAGCAGAGAAACATATAAAGTAACACCTAATCAATTATTGGGTGGAATATTTATTTCTAGGGATAAAAACCCTGATATATATGATAGCGCTTCAAGAGAAGGTTTGTTGGATAATGAAGCTTTGTCTGATTTGAAAGATGTGGCACTTGGTTCTATTATTCTATTAGAGACATATAGATATAAATTATTTCAAAAGCTTGCGAAGAAAACAACAAAAAAGGAAACAACAATAAATCAGAGCGTTGATAAAGTTGTTGAGGAGCTAATTTTAGTTAAAGAATCATTAAAAAAACTTACAAAGGAATCATCCAAAGAAGAATCAGATAAAATTTCGCAAACTATAATAAAAATTGAATCCGCAATAAAATCATCTGCCTCAGCATTTGAAAAATTGCTTGATGAAAAAAGAGTTTTAAACGGTTTAGCAACGCTAGGTATTTCTACAGCTGTGTTTGGTCATGAAACAGAGAGTGCTATTAATAATTTCAAGGATGCTGCTCAAAACGCAAGGAACTATATGCGACTCACACCACCAAATGTTGATATTGCTATAGATGAGTTAGATGTCGCTTATGATCAGGCAAAATTAATTGCTGGGTGGGGGTCTTTTGCATTAACACGAGTGCAATATGAGAAAAGAGTTATAAAGACAAAAAGAGTACAACAAATAATAAGGAATACTTTACATGAGATCAAACCCGCATTAGACGCTTCTAATATTGAGCTAATATTAAAGCAAGAAAATATAATCGCAGAGGTTTACCAAATGAATATAGAATCAATTATACTTAATTTGGTCACGAATGCTTATAATGCATGTTTAAATGGTGTTGGTAGACGCGTAATTAAAGTAGAATTGATAAGTGAGCATAGAGATAACATAAAAGGTTACGAGTTAATTGTTTCTGATTCAGGACCTGGCATTCCTAAGGAATATAAGGAAAGAATTTGGGAGCCTTTATTTACAACAACTGTTGGGTCTGGAAAAGCAAGAGGTGGAGTCGGGCTTGGTCTTACAATAGTAAAATCAATTGTTGAATCTTTAAATGGTGCCGTAAATGCTTCTTCGGATAAAGAATTGAAGGGTGCACGTTTTACAGTATGGTTACCAAGAGAAATAAACTAATTATATGATGACATTAGGAATAATTGATGATAGAAATCAAGCTAGAAAGTCTTTTGCACGAAAACTTAATTTAGAAATAAAAGAGTTAGATGCGAATTGGGAAGTAATAGATATAGAACCTTTCGTTGACAAAAGTGACTATATACAATGGATTCTGGAAAATAGTATTTCTTCATTAATAATTGATGAACGATTATATGAAGAAGAGACAAATTGTGGAAATAATATTTCTTATTCTGGACATCAATTAGTTGAGTTTTTGAGAACCCACTTCAAAGATTTGCCTTTGTATATTGTTACAAATGTTGCTATCTCAGATGACATTAAGAAAATATATAATCAGTTTAACCTTATCTTGGGAAAAAGAGAGTTTGATGATAAATTAAAAGACTATCTCAACTTAATAATAATGTCAGGTAATAAGTTCTTTAATAGTTATCAAAAAGAATTAGAAAGATTATCAATCTTATCTGATAAGATTGTATATGGGAAAGCAACTAATGAAGAAATATTAGAAGCCAAAGCATTACAGACAAGTTTGGTA
Encoded proteins:
- a CDS encoding ATP-binding protein, with amino-acid sequence MSKKFKVDARVILHLGRDSIKDHTTALIELIKNSYDADATKVEIEIYTKGSNPYIRVADNGFGMTEYEIDNHWLRIAYSEKRKSKMSQKGRRKTGEKGIGRISTDRIGANLYLATKADDGLKGIEVNWDDFDVAGREIEDIDIKTLKEPKINIPQKSNEISTTGTEIIIKTLRQKWTKENIDSLYNELSYLTTPFSEIEDFEIDLKTDIKTGLPEKIKSAYFDTAEIEINADYDGDENKIIYSIKNKYFPNKIDTEIIDINGLYTRLKKENDNVDKLRCGPFSLKYLFFPRKSSLLEGTNFTLTDLREFLDKNAGVKIYRDNISVKPYGYQNSPVGFDWLGLAERKGADPAGISRETYKVTPNQLLGGIFISRDKNPDIYDSASREGLLDNEALSDLKDVALGSIILLETYRYKLFQKLAKKTTKKETTINQSVDKVVEELILVKESLKKLTKESSKEESDKISQTIIKIESAIKSSASAFEKLLDEKRVLNGLATLGISTAVFGHETESAINNFKDAAQNARNYMRLTPPNVDIAIDELDVAYDQAKLIAGWGSFALTRVQYEKRVIKTKRVQQIIRNTLHEIKPALDASNIELILKQENIIAEVYQMNIESIILNLVTNAYNACLNGVGRRVIKVELISEHRDNIKGYELIVSDSGPGIPKEYKERIWEPLFTTTVGSGKARGGVGLGLTIVKSIVESLNGAVNASSDKELKGARFTVWLPREIN